In Fibrobacter sp. UWB10, a single window of DNA contains:
- the ftsZ gene encoding cell division protein FtsZ — MSEIDNFNFEVKSRVMGEEPSFNNAKVKVFGVGGAGGNTVNRMKRMNIDGVEYYSINTDAMALDLSLADHKILIGEKTTRNLGAGMDPEIGRKAAEENLDDIKDAMKGADMVFVTAGMGGGTGTGAAPVVANIARELGILTVAVVTKPFRFEGNARSSIAQEGINALRAAVDTIIVVENKKLLTLLQASNQKATMDEAFKMADEILGNAVQSICGIMFRHGLVHVDFADIRKVMLKGGSALMGTGYAQGENRGIMAADMALASPLLEDINIEGASGVLVNVAHGENYSLLEHSDAMDHIYEKVGEEGNPNIIIGDITDPALGDKVCITIIATGCGGTAVNQPKPSTAGFGFGNFTVPQQTAPASAPVQQAPAAPAGIQQATPRPTGFNVFDFQTVKTDSQEMFNRPQYTPAQQAPEAMTSSIPSLTETSVMRSVNAAMFSSPEFNATAPAEEEVVSQGSETSEMSAVAEEDRMNGGVPAYESQSAQYDMPAYARNAANGATVTMERPAATRQQEVEPEPVAAPSAIDFSLPAYLRNRMNTNNF; from the coding sequence ATGAGTGAAATCGATAACTTCAACTTCGAGGTAAAGTCTCGCGTAATGGGCGAGGAACCATCTTTCAACAACGCCAAGGTCAAGGTGTTCGGCGTCGGCGGTGCCGGCGGCAATACCGTGAACCGCATGAAGCGTATGAACATTGATGGTGTCGAATACTATTCCATCAATACCGACGCAATGGCTCTTGACTTGAGCCTTGCCGACCACAAGATTCTGATTGGCGAAAAGACCACCAGAAACTTGGGCGCCGGTATGGACCCCGAAATCGGCCGTAAGGCTGCAGAAGAAAACTTGGACGATATCAAGGACGCCATGAAGGGCGCAGACATGGTATTCGTGACTGCCGGTATGGGCGGTGGTACGGGTACGGGTGCCGCTCCGGTGGTGGCAAACATTGCCCGCGAACTCGGTATCCTCACGGTTGCTGTGGTCACCAAGCCGTTCCGCTTCGAAGGTAACGCTCGTTCATCCATCGCACAGGAAGGTATCAACGCCCTCCGTGCTGCTGTCGACACTATCATCGTTGTCGAAAACAAGAAGCTTTTGACCCTCCTCCAGGCCTCCAACCAAAAGGCCACTATGGATGAAGCCTTCAAAATGGCTGACGAAATCCTCGGTAACGCAGTGCAGAGCATTTGCGGCATCATGTTCCGTCACGGCCTTGTGCACGTTGACTTTGCTGATATCCGTAAGGTCATGCTTAAGGGTGGCTCGGCTCTCATGGGTACGGGTTACGCTCAGGGCGAAAACCGCGGTATCATGGCTGCCGATATGGCTCTTGCCTCTCCGCTTCTCGAAGACATCAACATCGAAGGCGCTTCGGGCGTGCTCGTGAACGTTGCCCACGGCGAAAACTACTCCTTGCTCGAACATAGCGATGCTATGGATCACATCTACGAAAAGGTTGGCGAAGAAGGTAACCCGAACATCATCATCGGCGATATCACTGACCCGGCTCTCGGCGACAAGGTTTGCATCACTATCATTGCTACTGGTTGCGGTGGCACGGCTGTGAATCAGCCCAAGCCCAGCACCGCTGGCTTCGGTTTCGGTAACTTCACTGTTCCGCAGCAGACCGCTCCGGCTTCTGCTCCGGTTCAGCAGGCTCCTGCCGCTCCGGCTGGCATCCAGCAGGCAACTCCGCGTCCGACCGGTTTTAACGTGTTCGATTTCCAGACTGTCAAGACCGACTCTCAGGAAATGTTTAATCGTCCGCAGTACACTCCGGCCCAGCAGGCTCCTGAAGCAATGACTTCTTCTATCCCGTCTCTGACTGAAACGTCTGTGATGCGTTCTGTGAATGCCGCTATGTTCAGCTCTCCGGAATTCAACGCAACGGCTCCGGCCGAAGAAGAAGTGGTGTCTCAGGGCTCCGAAACTTCTGAAATGTCTGCTGTTGCTGAAGAAGATCGCATGAACGGCGGAGTTCCCGCTTACGAATCGCAGTCTGCTCAGTACGATATGCCTGCTTACGCTCGCAACGCTGCCAATGGTGCTACCGTGACTATGGAACGCCCGGCTGCAACGCGTCAGCAAGAAGTTGAACCTGAACCGGTTGCTGCTCCGTCTGCAATTGACTTCAGCCTTCCTGCTTACCTGCGTAACAGAATGAACACAAACAACTTCTAA
- the ftsA gene encoding cell division protein FtsA yields MDDNKQDKRKDEYIFGLDIGESKINLFVGVSEGENVRVVECGDFPLKNADEFDSVVETLQQAVQVIENTTRVDVHDVYVGIAGKHVRSLVTQGIVTLPMGEVREEDIDNVTKQASTLPASAGEIIHIFPGEYNLDDEPHIRNPKGRSGRRLGVDVQVVAVKPTALQNLAKCVNRAGLNVAGFVLEPLAAASAVLTNDERELGVALVDIGAGSADIAVFVNESVRFTFSYEYAGNSITSDISRCLNVPIALSKAEEIKKKFGTCVISNLIEDETFPVPAVGNRGDVSCSRKLLAEIITARVGEIFSMLNEQLKAHQLDTIINGGIVLTGGCCALDGIEDVACKVFGKPVRIGRPKGMSGIQEAYQNPSYATGIGLLYYANKQHREKKNRETGTQIAVSMKKGFQRFIEIIRTYL; encoded by the coding sequence ATGGATGACAATAAACAGGACAAAAGAAAAGACGAATACATCTTTGGCCTTGACATTGGTGAATCGAAGATAAACCTGTTCGTGGGTGTTTCCGAAGGCGAAAACGTTCGCGTTGTGGAATGCGGCGATTTCCCGCTCAAGAACGCAGACGAGTTCGATTCTGTAGTGGAAACATTGCAGCAGGCTGTCCAAGTCATTGAAAATACGACTCGCGTCGATGTGCACGATGTCTACGTGGGCATTGCTGGCAAGCATGTGCGTTCCTTGGTGACTCAGGGAATCGTGACGCTCCCCATGGGCGAAGTTCGTGAAGAAGACATTGACAACGTGACAAAGCAGGCGAGCACCTTGCCTGCCTCTGCCGGCGAAATCATCCATATCTTCCCGGGCGAATACAACCTGGACGACGAACCGCATATCCGCAATCCGAAGGGCCGCTCGGGCCGTCGCTTGGGCGTCGATGTCCAAGTGGTCGCTGTAAAGCCGACCGCCTTGCAGAACTTGGCCAAGTGCGTGAACCGCGCAGGCCTGAATGTGGCTGGCTTTGTGCTTGAACCTTTGGCGGCTGCAAGTGCAGTGCTCACCAACGACGAACGTGAACTCGGTGTCGCTCTGGTAGACATTGGCGCAGGTTCTGCAGACATTGCCGTGTTCGTGAACGAATCCGTTCGCTTCACCTTCTCTTACGAATATGCCGGCAACTCGATCACAAGTGATATCAGCCGTTGCTTGAACGTGCCTATCGCACTTTCCAAGGCCGAAGAAATCAAGAAGAAGTTCGGTACTTGCGTTATTAGCAACTTGATTGAAGACGAAACTTTCCCGGTGCCTGCTGTGGGCAACCGTGGCGATGTATCTTGCTCTCGCAAGCTCCTTGCCGAAATTATCACAGCCCGTGTGGGTGAAATTTTCTCGATGCTCAACGAACAGCTTAAGGCACACCAGCTCGATACCATTATCAATGGCGGTATCGTTTTGACTGGGGGCTGTTGCGCACTGGATGGCATCGAAGATGTCGCCTGCAAGGTATTCGGAAAGCCTGTTCGTATTGGCCGCCCCAAGGGAATGAGCGGCATTCAGGAAGCCTACCAAAATCCATCTTATGCAACGGGTATCGGCCTCCTTTACTATGCGAACAAGCAACACCGTGAAAAGAAAAATCGTGAAACCGGAACCCAAATTGCCGTTTCTATGAAGAAGGGCTTCCAGCGTTTCATCGAAATCATCAGGACTTATTTATAA
- the purT gene encoding formate-dependent phosphoribosylglycinamide formyltransferase, which translates to MAEIGTPLSSSATKVLFCGAGELGKEVIIEMMRLGVEVIAVDRYANAPGMQVAHRSHVINMLDGAELRRVIELEKPDYIVPEVEAIATDTLVEMEKEGYNVIPTAKATKLTMNREGIRRLAAEELGIKTSPYRFADNFEDFKAAVKEIGIPCVIKPVMSSSGHGQSVIKTEADIQKSWDISQHEGRTGHASRVIVEGFVPFDYEITLLTVRHVAGTSFLEPIGHHQVGGDYQESWQPQPMKPELLEQAKVIAKKVTDALGGRGIFGVELFVCKDEVLFSEVSPRPHDTGMVTLISQDLSEFALHARAILGLPIPNIAFHGPSASKAIVVDGNSDHVKFGGLEEVLAEPDTALRLFGKPELKGHRRLGVLLARRNTVEEAKAQVMAMREKVKVTL; encoded by the coding sequence ATGGCAGAAATCGGTACACCTCTAAGTTCTAGTGCAACTAAGGTTCTCTTTTGCGGGGCCGGCGAACTGGGTAAAGAAGTTATCATCGAAATGATGCGTCTCGGCGTCGAAGTCATTGCTGTAGACCGTTATGCCAATGCTCCTGGCATGCAGGTGGCTCACCGCAGCCACGTGATTAACATGCTCGACGGTGCCGAACTCCGCCGCGTGATTGAACTTGAAAAGCCGGACTACATCGTTCCCGAAGTCGAAGCCATTGCGACCGACACGCTCGTGGAAATGGAAAAGGAAGGCTACAACGTCATTCCGACGGCCAAGGCTACCAAGCTTACCATGAACCGCGAAGGTATCCGCCGTCTGGCCGCCGAAGAACTCGGCATCAAGACGAGCCCGTACCGCTTCGCCGACAATTTTGAAGACTTCAAGGCTGCCGTCAAGGAAATCGGCATTCCGTGCGTAATCAAGCCGGTCATGAGTTCCTCGGGCCATGGTCAGAGTGTCATTAAGACCGAAGCCGACATCCAGAAGTCTTGGGATATTTCTCAGCACGAAGGCCGCACGGGACACGCTAGCCGTGTGATTGTGGAAGGCTTTGTGCCGTTCGATTACGAAATTACATTGCTCACGGTTCGCCATGTGGCGGGCACGAGTTTCCTGGAACCGATTGGTCACCACCAGGTGGGTGGCGACTATCAGGAATCTTGGCAGCCGCAGCCGATGAAGCCGGAACTGCTGGAACAGGCCAAGGTGATTGCGAAGAAGGTGACCGACGCCCTTGGCGGTCGCGGCATCTTTGGCGTGGAACTGTTTGTGTGTAAGGACGAAGTCCTGTTCAGCGAAGTGTCTCCGCGTCCGCACGATACCGGCATGGTGACTCTCATCAGCCAGGACCTTTCCGAATTTGCGCTGCATGCTCGCGCCATTCTCGGCCTCCCGATTCCAAACATTGCTTTCCACGGCCCGAGTGCCTCGAAGGCCATCGTGGTCGACGGCAATTCCGACCACGTGAAGTTTGGCGGCTTGGAAGAGGTGCTTGCAGAACCTGACACCGCGCTCCGCCTGTTTGGCAAGCCCGAACTCAAGGGCCACCGCCGCTTGGGCGTGCTGCTTGCTCGCCGTAATACGGTGGAAGAAGCCAAGGCGCAAGTCATGGCCATGCGCGAAAAAGTCAAAGTGACTTTGTAG